A single genomic interval of Spirosoma taeanense harbors:
- the uvrA gene encoding excinuclease ABC subunit UvrA, whose translation MTQTTETGLSRSVDHLDPKQFIIIKGAKVHNLKGIDVAIPRNKLVVLTGLSGSGKSSLAFDTLFAEGQRMYVESLSSYARQFLGRMEKPEVEYIKGVSPAIAIEQKVSTRNPRSTVGTSTEIYDYLKLLFARSGITYSPISGQEVRRDTVTDVVNYIFSHEDGQRVMILTPLIIHPGRTLDYELKVLLQKGYTRIVADGGPTGQQVLQIEDLLEQDPAQVNALPDQTDQLELLVDRGTVILDADGQPDEDTQYRFSDSVQTAFNEGGSVCRVDVVGKESRTFSDKFELDGIVFEEPSVNLFTFNNPYGACRRCDGFGKVLGIDPDLVIPDKNLSVFEGAIMPWRSEKMSEEFLKPLLKNGIRFDFPIHRPYKDLTPAEQELLWTGNQYFDGLNAFFAYVESQTFKVQYRVMLSRYRGKTTCPECRGSRLRKDAGYVKVGGKSITDLVLMPLTQVTAFFRNLELPEHQQQIANRILIEIRNRLDYMERVGLGYLTLNRLTNSLSGGEYQRIKLATSLGSALVGSMYILDEPSIGLHPRDTQRLVSVLESLRDMGNTVIVVEHEEEVMRAADQLIDIGPEAGSLGGHLVFQGNLNGIMNEERGMLNGQEPNSSFIVYNASLKSHTLDFLTGRETVPVPKFRRKATNFIELKGARENNLKQVDVRFPLNTLTVVTGVSGSGKSTLIRKVLYPALVRQKGDAAEEAGKFMGLEGSLDRISSVEMIDQNPIGKSSRSNPVTYIKAYDYLRQVMADQPIAKSRGYKPSHFSFNVDGGRCEVCQGEGEVKIEMQFMADIYLKCEGCGGKRFKQEVLEVALQHKNVSDILDMTVDEAIDFFRKVEPKMADKLLPLQEVGLGYIGLGQSANTLSGGEAQRVKLASFLSKGNPNKGSTLFIFDEPTTGLHFHDIRKLLTAINALVDQGDSVIIIEHNMEVIKSADHIIDLGPEGGETGGYVTFTGTPEEMVKLPEGQNFTADFLRGKV comes from the coding sequence ATGACTCAGACTACGGAAACCGGGCTATCGCGCTCGGTTGATCACCTCGACCCCAAGCAGTTCATCATCATCAAAGGGGCCAAAGTACATAATCTGAAGGGAATTGACGTTGCCATTCCGCGCAACAAATTAGTAGTACTGACAGGTCTTTCCGGCTCGGGCAAATCATCGCTGGCCTTCGATACACTGTTTGCCGAAGGGCAGCGCATGTACGTCGAAAGTCTGAGCAGTTACGCCCGGCAGTTTCTGGGCCGGATGGAGAAGCCCGAAGTAGAATATATCAAAGGGGTGTCGCCGGCGATTGCCATCGAGCAGAAAGTTTCGACGCGCAACCCCCGCTCAACGGTGGGCACCTCGACCGAGATTTACGATTATCTCAAACTGTTATTTGCCCGGTCAGGCATTACTTATTCGCCCATATCGGGCCAGGAGGTTCGCCGGGATACGGTTACAGACGTAGTGAATTACATATTCAGCCACGAAGACGGTCAGCGGGTCATGATTCTGACGCCCCTGATTATTCATCCAGGCCGAACGCTTGACTACGAACTTAAGGTTCTGCTTCAAAAGGGCTATACCCGGATTGTTGCGGATGGCGGTCCGACGGGTCAGCAGGTTCTGCAGATTGAAGATCTGCTGGAGCAGGACCCGGCTCAGGTCAACGCCCTGCCCGATCAAACTGATCAGCTTGAATTGCTGGTCGATCGGGGTACGGTTATCCTGGATGCCGACGGACAGCCCGACGAAGACACGCAGTATCGTTTTTCGGATTCGGTACAAACGGCTTTCAACGAAGGTGGCAGCGTTTGCCGGGTAGACGTAGTCGGGAAGGAGTCGCGTACTTTCTCTGATAAGTTTGAGCTGGACGGGATTGTGTTCGAAGAGCCAAGCGTCAACCTGTTTACGTTCAATAACCCATACGGCGCCTGCCGGCGCTGCGATGGCTTTGGTAAGGTGCTGGGTATTGACCCTGACCTGGTGATTCCCGACAAGAACCTGTCGGTTTTTGAGGGTGCCATCATGCCATGGCGGAGCGAGAAGATGAGCGAGGAGTTTCTGAAGCCTTTACTGAAAAACGGTATCCGCTTCGACTTCCCGATTCATCGGCCCTATAAAGACCTGACGCCCGCCGAGCAGGAACTACTCTGGACTGGCAACCAGTACTTCGACGGCCTGAATGCGTTCTTCGCTTACGTCGAAAGTCAGACCTTTAAGGTGCAGTACCGCGTCATGCTGTCGCGCTACCGGGGCAAGACTACCTGCCCCGAATGCCGGGGGTCGCGCCTACGCAAAGATGCGGGCTACGTGAAAGTAGGCGGCAAATCCATCACTGATTTGGTTCTGATGCCGCTGACGCAGGTAACGGCTTTCTTCCGCAATCTGGAATTACCCGAGCATCAGCAGCAGATAGCCAACCGGATTCTGATCGAGATTCGGAACCGTCTGGATTATATGGAGCGCGTCGGCCTGGGCTACCTGACCCTCAATCGCCTGACCAACTCGCTGTCGGGTGGCGAATATCAACGCATCAAACTCGCTACGTCGCTTGGTTCGGCGCTGGTCGGCTCGATGTATATTCTGGACGAACCCAGTATTGGTCTGCACCCCCGCGACACGCAGCGGCTGGTGAGCGTCCTGGAATCCCTGCGCGACATGGGCAATACAGTCATTGTGGTTGAGCACGAAGAAGAAGTGATGCGGGCCGCCGATCAGCTCATTGACATTGGCCCCGAAGCGGGCTCGCTGGGGGGCCATCTGGTGTTCCAGGGAAATCTGAATGGAATAATGAATGAGGAGCGAGGAATGCTAAATGGGCAAGAGCCAAATTCGTCCTTCATCGTTTATAACGCATCCTTGAAATCGCACACGCTCGACTTCCTGACGGGCCGCGAAACAGTGCCCGTCCCCAAGTTCCGGCGTAAGGCAACCAATTTTATTGAGTTGAAAGGCGCGCGGGAAAACAATCTCAAGCAGGTTGATGTGCGCTTTCCGCTTAACACGCTGACCGTCGTTACGGGCGTGTCGGGATCGGGTAAAAGTACACTCATCCGGAAAGTTCTATACCCGGCTCTGGTGCGTCAGAAAGGCGATGCGGCTGAAGAAGCGGGTAAGTTCATGGGCCTCGAAGGTTCGCTCGACCGGATTTCATCCGTTGAAATGATTGACCAGAACCCCATCGGTAAATCGTCGCGCTCGAATCCGGTTACGTACATCAAAGCCTATGATTACCTGCGGCAGGTCATGGCCGATCAGCCCATTGCCAAGTCCCGTGGGTATAAGCCTAGCCACTTCTCATTCAACGTCGATGGCGGTCGCTGCGAGGTTTGTCAGGGCGAAGGCGAGGTAAAGATTGAGATGCAATTCATGGCCGACATTTACCTCAAGTGCGAGGGCTGTGGCGGCAAACGCTTTAAGCAGGAAGTGCTGGAGGTAGCGTTGCAGCACAAGAATGTCTCGGACATTCTGGATATGACCGTTGACGAAGCGATCGACTTTTTCCGCAAGGTAGAACCCAAAATGGCCGATAAGCTCCTGCCCCTACAGGAGGTTGGTCTAGGGTATATTGGACTAGGGCAATCGGCCAATACGTTATCCGGTGGTGAAGCGCAACGCGTTAAGCTGGCGTCGTTTCTGAGCAAGGGGAATCCGAACAAAGGCAGCACGCTGTTTATTTTCGATGAACCGACCACGGGCCTGCATTTTCACGACATCCGTAAACTGCTCACAGCCATCAACGCTTTGGTCGATCAGGGCGACTCGGTCATTATCATCGAGCACAACATGGAAGTCATCAAAAGCGCCGACCACATCATCGACCTCGGCCCCGAAGGTGGCGAAACCGGCGGTTACGTAACGTTTACAGGCACCCCCGAAGAAATGGTGAAACTGCCCGAAGGCCAGAACTTTACGGCTGATTTTCTGCGGGGGAAAGTGTAA
- a CDS encoding T9SS type A sorting domain-containing protein, producing MSSYTVGMDNVEGIPWSMVGVTVPATAVIGSLYKVRVSSMRPEGCTKDPASVTGNTVEIRIKSVEVHSIGYLLPPYSGTPKPGPLNISTGQTFRLYAIPERSYYTYTWLLPCPPLCNELAGTRSGVFESTATELGSYTATLYGHFADAYYCDAPVVSTVINVSGSASNGLRVGTEESAGQEGLMVRAWPNPVREVLTVEVQAELRKPVTISMTDARGRLIQRRQTVMEAPKQQELFSLNGQPTGIYLLRVATADKAQVIKIIKDDK from the coding sequence GTGAGTTCCTATACTGTCGGAATGGACAATGTGGAAGGGATACCCTGGTCAATGGTGGGGGTTACGGTTCCTGCTACGGCTGTGATTGGGTCACTGTATAAAGTACGTGTATCCAGCATGCGCCCGGAAGGCTGCACAAAAGATCCGGCATCCGTAACCGGGAATACAGTCGAAATACGAATCAAATCGGTTGAAGTGCATAGTATTGGTTATTTGCTACCCCCTTACTCGGGAACGCCTAAACCAGGACCGCTGAACATTTCAACGGGGCAGACCTTCAGGTTATACGCTATTCCCGAACGATCGTATTACACCTACACCTGGCTTTTACCCTGTCCTCCGTTATGCAATGAATTAGCCGGTACACGTAGCGGTGTTTTTGAATCGACGGCCACTGAACTCGGTAGTTACACCGCTACTCTTTACGGACACTTTGCCGACGCCTATTATTGTGATGCGCCTGTTGTATCAACGGTTATCAACGTGAGTGGCTCCGCAAGTAATGGGTTACGCGTTGGAACGGAAGAGAGCGCCGGTCAGGAGGGGTTAATGGTCAGAGCCTGGCCAAATCCAGTTCGGGAAGTGTTGACAGTTGAGGTACAGGCCGAATTGCGTAAACCCGTCACAATCAGTATGACGGATGCGCGTGGCCGACTCATTCAACGCAGACAGACGGTGATGGAAGCGCCTAAACAGCAGGAATTGTTCAGTTTGAACGGCCAGCCAACGGGCATCTATTTGTTACGAGTAGCAACCGCCGATAAAGCGCAGGTTATAAAGATTATAAAAGACGATAAGTAG
- a CDS encoding SO2930 family diheme c-type cytochrome: MKLFLAFALFLISIAFTIRPVGTGAAAPEKLSDWGIFAGNIAGQRPAEGVIPYRLNTPLFSDYAEKLRFLKLPAGQSVPYNPDDVLAFPTGTVLIKTFYFPNDFRDPAKGRRLLETRLLVHEPAGWKALEYVWNTEQTDALLEVAGEQTEVTYVDLAGKTHRQPYVMPNLNQCKGCHNRNERLLPIGPSARQLNGEQTYADGPANQLAYWQLHGLLTGLPELAAVAKTPVWNDPATGSLDARARAWLDINCAHCHRPDGPAATSGLNLRYNEENPTVWGVLKTPVAAGRGSGGRQYDIVPGKPDESILVYRIESNDPGIMMPEVARKVTHQEGVALVREWIRSLKSEGQN, translated from the coding sequence ATGAAGCTTTTCCTCGCTTTTGCCCTTTTCCTCATTTCAATCGCCTTTACCATACGGCCGGTTGGAACGGGTGCGGCCGCGCCGGAGAAGCTTTCGGACTGGGGAATTTTTGCGGGTAATATCGCCGGGCAGCGACCGGCTGAGGGCGTAATACCTTACCGGCTCAATACGCCCCTGTTTTCGGACTACGCCGAAAAGTTGCGCTTCCTGAAGCTACCCGCGGGGCAAAGCGTGCCTTATAACCCGGATGATGTACTGGCTTTTCCGACCGGGACGGTACTCATCAAAACGTTTTACTTTCCGAATGACTTCCGCGACCCGGCCAAAGGGCGCCGACTGCTCGAAACGCGCTTACTGGTCCATGAGCCCGCCGGCTGGAAAGCGCTCGAATACGTCTGGAATACCGAACAAACCGACGCTCTGCTCGAAGTGGCCGGCGAACAGACAGAGGTGACTTACGTTGACCTGGCCGGGAAAACACACCGGCAGCCCTACGTGATGCCTAACCTGAATCAGTGCAAAGGGTGCCACAACCGGAACGAACGGCTCTTGCCCATTGGGCCATCGGCCCGTCAGCTAAACGGCGAACAAACCTACGCCGACGGCCCGGCCAACCAGCTTGCCTACTGGCAACTGCATGGACTACTCACGGGCCTGCCTGAACTGGCGGCAGTGGCAAAAACACCTGTCTGGAACGATCCGGCTACCGGCAGCCTGGACGCCCGCGCCCGTGCCTGGCTCGACATCAACTGCGCCCATTGTCACCGCCCCGATGGCCCGGCCGCTACGTCAGGCCTGAACCTGCGCTATAATGAGGAGAATCCTACCGTCTGGGGCGTCCTGAAAACACCCGTTGCGGCTGGTCGGGGTTCGGGTGGGCGGCAGTATGACATCGTGCCTGGTAAACCCGACGAGTCGATACTCGTTTATCGGATTGAATCCAATGACCCCGGTATTATGATGCCTGAAGTTGCCCGCAAAGTCACCCACCAGGAAGGTGTTGCCCTCGTGCGGGAGTGGATACGGAGCCTGAAAAGCGAAGGGCAGAACTGA
- a CDS encoding parallel beta-helix domain-containing protein — protein MKTLLITIATSCLTALGAVAQPAVQKAIQKQLILSDDGATIQLDEGKFTFTGSLSLEDKKNIVIRGRGVDKTVLSFKGQTDGAEGLRVSNGQNIIIENLTIQDTKGDAIKTMNVNGITFRNLKVEWTGTPGPDNGSYGLYPVQCQNVLIENCVAIGASDAGIYVGQSKNIVVRRCEAYHNVAGIEIENSLMADVYENNAHDNTGGILVFDLPDLVQKRGGNVRVYKNTIRENNYDNFAPKGNIVARVAAGTGVLILATNQVEVFDNQIINNKSIGTGVISYHMTENPIADKEYYPYPTNINIHDNTYVRERGYPTRKGRMGMMFRFKLKFGKDVPDILWDGITDTNYAHPATMDICLRNNTGAEFANMDAAGGFKNVSRNMTPHNCELKPLADAKLAVGQE, from the coding sequence ATGAAAACGCTGCTCATCACGATCGCAACCAGCTGTTTAACTGCCCTTGGCGCAGTCGCGCAGCCGGCGGTACAAAAGGCAATTCAGAAACAGCTTATTCTCAGCGACGATGGAGCTACCATTCAACTGGACGAAGGGAAGTTTACGTTTACGGGCAGTCTGTCGTTGGAAGACAAGAAAAACATTGTGATTCGGGGGCGGGGCGTGGATAAAACGGTGCTGTCATTTAAGGGGCAAACCGACGGGGCCGAAGGGCTGCGGGTGAGTAACGGCCAGAATATCATCATCGAAAACCTGACCATTCAGGACACGAAAGGCGACGCCATCAAGACGATGAACGTGAATGGCATTACGTTCCGCAACCTGAAAGTCGAGTGGACCGGTACGCCCGGCCCTGATAACGGTTCGTATGGCTTGTATCCGGTGCAGTGCCAGAACGTCCTGATTGAAAACTGCGTCGCCATTGGCGCGTCGGATGCGGGTATTTACGTTGGGCAGTCGAAGAATATTGTGGTGCGTCGGTGTGAGGCTTATCATAACGTAGCGGGTATCGAGATTGAGAACTCGCTCATGGCCGATGTCTATGAAAACAACGCTCACGACAATACCGGGGGCATTCTGGTCTTTGATCTGCCCGATCTGGTGCAGAAGCGGGGCGGTAATGTGCGGGTCTATAAAAACACCATCCGTGAGAATAACTACGACAATTTTGCCCCGAAGGGAAACATCGTCGCCCGGGTGGCGGCTGGTACGGGGGTGCTGATTCTGGCGACTAACCAGGTTGAGGTGTTCGATAATCAAATTATCAACAACAAGAGTATCGGCACGGGGGTTATCAGCTACCACATGACCGAGAACCCCATTGCCGACAAGGAATACTATCCTTATCCGACGAACATCAATATCCACGACAATACGTACGTACGCGAACGGGGCTATCCGACGCGCAAAGGCCGCATGGGTATGATGTTCCGCTTTAAACTGAAGTTTGGTAAGGATGTCCCCGACATTCTCTGGGATGGCATTACAGACACTAACTACGCTCATCCGGCCACGATGGACATTTGTTTGCGGAACAACACCGGTGCTGAGTTCGCTAATATGGATGCCGCTGGCGGTTTCAAGAACGTATCGCGCAATATGACCCCGCACAACTGTGAACTTAAACCGCTGGCCGACGCCAAACTCGCCGTAGGGCAGGAGTAG
- a CDS encoding sialate O-acetylesterase, with amino-acid sequence MSSALRWVLLIIGLPYFAFAQLQISYPMPRLVVQRGADNNGRLYLSGRLGTAVDRVEARLTPVATNDGTATDWQTVQINPANNVFLGYITGKGGWYVLTVRTLIGNTVTGQATVQPVGIGEVFITAGQSNSRGLGVGDNDLGTATDRVNAIDTINHYYPPNANALFSSGDPLPVPVYKPLTAGRRVFPMAESSWVWGELGDYIVYRYNVPVVFYVAGWDGSTIDNWLNSANGIPSCNAYYCVENWPNLQPYTNLKNILGYYGSTAGIRAVLWHQGEAENDVARDKILQYADRLRALIQKSRQDFGGRPLPWVVARASFNGTSSSPDVVAQQEAVIATPGFNAFQGPYNDTIVNRNAGTPDVHFRNILRPSPHPRYYLNPGSIPADMGMSRYARNWSNSLNDGFFQNALPSTPTQFAVTETVADYLRPGDSLRVSFQTVGTFAGDNQWQVQLLDSLGKYVGVLGSGLSSPVAVKLPDTLTTGRRYQVRVVATSPVFPAVPSNLFRVGTPPSSSGAADLSLSMGISQRTPGVNDTLTISLYIRNAGPNPATNIQVRNRLPSNLSIVSASGLAFSGSTLTGTVVSLNPNATVILSFRARPLAAGTYRNAAEIAQVTNTDPDSQPNSGTGDGQDDTAELNFRTRQAGLAVFTSPNPNQAPLPSVQDNQPAADLTKADVSLSLSVSNRSPRLNDTITYTLWLTNRGGMIATGLNVTAYLPAGQTFISSNDMAPGGGGISGGLSSLDVNSTATLQFRAKVTALGRSVCKAQITAASRPDPDSVPGNGTSNGEDDTSSLIIRVK; translated from the coding sequence ATGTCGTCCGCGCTTCGCTGGGTTCTTTTGATTATTGGATTACCCTACTTTGCTTTTGCTCAGCTTCAGATTTCGTATCCGATGCCCCGGCTGGTCGTACAGCGCGGTGCCGATAACAATGGACGACTCTATCTATCAGGACGGCTGGGTACGGCGGTTGACCGGGTTGAAGCGCGATTGACACCCGTAGCAACCAACGATGGAACAGCCACCGACTGGCAAACGGTACAGATTAATCCAGCCAATAACGTCTTTCTAGGCTATATCACGGGTAAAGGCGGCTGGTACGTACTGACTGTTCGTACGCTAATTGGCAATACGGTAACGGGGCAGGCCACTGTGCAACCGGTGGGTATTGGCGAGGTGTTTATAACGGCGGGGCAATCGAATTCGCGGGGGCTTGGCGTAGGCGATAACGACCTGGGTACGGCTACCGACCGCGTCAATGCCATTGACACCATCAATCACTACTATCCGCCCAATGCCAACGCGCTGTTTTCTTCCGGCGATCCGTTGCCGGTGCCGGTCTATAAGCCCTTAACGGCCGGTCGGCGCGTGTTTCCGATGGCCGAAAGCTCCTGGGTCTGGGGCGAACTGGGCGATTATATCGTCTACCGCTATAACGTGCCGGTGGTCTTTTACGTAGCGGGCTGGGATGGCTCAACCATTGACAACTGGCTTAACTCAGCTAACGGCATTCCTAGCTGTAATGCGTATTACTGCGTAGAGAACTGGCCAAACCTCCAACCCTATACCAATCTCAAAAATATTTTAGGCTATTATGGCTCGACGGCGGGCATCCGGGCCGTTCTCTGGCACCAGGGGGAGGCCGAAAATGACGTCGCCCGCGATAAGATCCTGCAGTATGCCGACCGGCTACGAGCGCTGATTCAAAAGTCGCGGCAGGACTTTGGCGGACGCCCGCTACCGTGGGTCGTAGCCCGGGCTTCGTTTAACGGAACCAGTTCATCACCCGACGTAGTGGCTCAGCAGGAAGCCGTTATCGCAACACCAGGCTTCAACGCCTTTCAGGGACCGTATAACGATACCATTGTCAACCGGAACGCCGGCACGCCGGACGTACATTTTCGGAATATTCTCCGCCCTTCTCCGCATCCCCGCTATTACCTGAACCCAGGATCAATCCCGGCCGATATGGGTATGTCGCGCTACGCCCGTAACTGGAGCAACAGCCTGAATGACGGCTTTTTCCAGAACGCCCTTCCCAGCACACCGACGCAGTTTGCCGTAACCGAAACGGTCGCCGATTATCTGCGTCCCGGCGATAGTCTGCGCGTATCCTTTCAAACGGTGGGCACGTTCGCTGGCGACAATCAATGGCAGGTGCAGCTTCTCGATTCACTGGGAAAGTATGTAGGCGTTCTGGGCAGTGGACTTAGCAGTCCGGTGGCGGTTAAGCTACCCGATACGCTCACAACCGGCCGCCGGTATCAGGTTCGGGTGGTGGCTACCTCGCCCGTTTTTCCCGCCGTACCCTCCAACCTCTTCCGGGTAGGTACTCCACCGTCGTCCTCCGGTGCGGCCGACTTAAGTCTGTCCATGGGTATCAGCCAGCGAACGCCCGGTGTGAACGATACGTTGACCATCTCGCTCTACATCCGCAATGCCGGGCCTAATCCGGCGACCAACATACAGGTTCGCAATCGCCTGCCCAGTAATCTAAGCATTGTGTCGGCGTCGGGCCTGGCCTTCAGCGGCAGTACGTTAACCGGCACGGTCGTCAGCCTGAATCCGAATGCAACGGTCATTCTGAGTTTTCGGGCGCGGCCTTTGGCGGCTGGAACGTACCGAAACGCGGCTGAGATTGCACAGGTTACCAACACCGATCCCGACTCCCAGCCCAACTCCGGTACGGGCGACGGACAGGACGACACCGCGGAACTGAACTTTCGCACCCGCCAGGCCGGACTGGCTGTCTTTACGTCGCCTAATCCCAATCAGGCTCCTTTGCCCAGTGTTCAGGACAACCAACCAGCCGCCGATCTAACGAAAGCCGATGTAAGCCTAAGCCTGTCGGTTAGCAATCGCTCTCCCCGCCTGAACGACACCATAACCTATACGTTATGGCTGACAAACCGGGGTGGGATGATAGCAACCGGCCTGAACGTAACAGCTTACTTGCCCGCTGGCCAGACATTTATTTCGAGCAACGACATGGCTCCGGGTGGGGGTGGCATTTCGGGCGGACTAAGCAGTCTGGACGTAAATAGCACCGCTACACTTCAGTTTCGAGCTAAAGTTACCGCGCTGGGTCGCAGTGTCTGTAAGGCCCAGATTACAGCGGCCAGCCGCCCCGATCCAGACTCCGTTCCCGGCAACGGAACCAGCAATGGCGAAGACGATACCAGCAGCCTAATCATTCGGGTCAAGTAA